From one Chryseobacterium sp. 3008163 genomic stretch:
- a CDS encoding 3'-5' exoribonuclease domain-containing protein has product MSYIMVDIESDGPIPGDFSMICFGAVLVDENLDKTFYGKLKPISQHFNPEALAVSGFSREETEDFDDPKEVMLKFEDWVKTNSKGRPIFISDNNGFDWMFICWYFHHFIQTNPFGYSSRRLSDLYCGLEKDTFAQWKHLRKTEHTHHPVDDAKGNAEVLLYLKNELGLKISLK; this is encoded by the coding sequence ATGAGCTACATCATGGTAGATATTGAATCTGACGGCCCCATCCCGGGTGACTTTTCTATGATCTGCTTTGGAGCGGTGCTTGTTGATGAAAATCTTGACAAGACTTTCTACGGAAAATTAAAACCTATCTCTCAACATTTTAATCCGGAGGCTCTTGCCGTGTCGGGATTTAGTAGAGAGGAAACCGAAGACTTTGATGACCCAAAAGAAGTCATGCTAAAATTCGAAGATTGGGTGAAAACAAATTCTAAAGGAAGACCAATTTTCATTAGTGATAATAATGGTTTTGACTGGATGTTTATCTGCTGGTATTTTCATCATTTTATTCAGACAAATCCATTTGGTTACTCATCAAGACGACTATCAGATTTATACTGTGGATTAGAAAAAGACACGTTTGCCCAATGGAAACACCTTCGAAAAACCGAACACACTCATCATCCGGTTGATGATGCCAAAGGCAACGCTGAAGTTTTGCTATATCTAAAAAATGAATTGGGTTTGAAGATTAGTTTAAAATGA
- a CDS encoding serine hydrolase domain-containing protein has translation MKSSTIFILFLLSNFSFVKSQNIINPEKIENSVQKNHLNTIVFMDKAVSEGNLKESDFLSTMIFQEDKDLAIRIFQDNSLINYLHQLDPSLTADELLKKGNYQFSFYVDGKLVYVENLNSGAGTKESKTLKTTFGIPFISSKNEDSWGRFLWMRFYLSNGGIDALETGSHNLSIEIKPYLKTSTLKTGKVIAKGNINLVIPKKNIPENQIAVQKIKPNSGWKVSKDKFNIEKIKGLNQKIAENRFKDITGIVVIKNDKLILEEYFNNYERDSLNDTRSVGKSFASALMGIALKDGYLKNENQKINEFYDLKTFKNYSPEKDNITIKSLLTMSSGFDGNDEDEDSPGNEENMYPTDNWIKFALDLPLTDNKIGEKWSYFTTGVVLTGDILDKSIKNGLEKYADQKLFQPLGIKNHKWQYTPQHKISLAGGLRMRALDFAKFGQLYKNNGVWNGKTILDKEWIKKSFTNYFSDNKDFEGYGYLFWRKVYKIGAKSFESYQSSGNGGNKIIIFTELPVVMVITAKAYNKPYSHSQVDKMVQDYLLPAVYK, from the coding sequence ATGAAATCAAGCACAATATTTATTCTGTTTTTACTATCTAATTTTTCATTTGTAAAATCTCAAAACATCATCAATCCGGAAAAAATTGAAAATTCTGTTCAAAAAAATCATTTGAATACAATTGTTTTTATGGACAAAGCAGTTTCTGAGGGAAATTTAAAAGAATCAGATTTCCTTTCAACGATGATTTTTCAAGAAGATAAAGATCTTGCGATCCGTATTTTTCAAGATAATTCTTTGATTAATTATTTACATCAGCTTGATCCTTCTTTAACAGCTGATGAGTTATTAAAAAAAGGGAATTATCAGTTTTCTTTTTATGTTGACGGAAAATTAGTTTATGTAGAAAATCTTAACTCAGGAGCAGGAACAAAAGAAAGTAAAACTTTAAAAACAACTTTCGGAATTCCTTTTATCAGTTCAAAAAATGAAGATTCCTGGGGAAGATTTTTGTGGATGCGATTTTATTTATCGAATGGCGGAATCGATGCTTTAGAAACCGGAAGCCATAATTTAAGTATTGAGATAAAACCTTACTTAAAAACTTCAACCTTAAAAACGGGAAAAGTAATTGCAAAGGGCAATATAAATTTGGTTATTCCTAAAAAGAATATTCCTGAAAATCAAATTGCCGTTCAAAAAATAAAACCCAATAGCGGCTGGAAAGTTTCGAAAGATAAATTTAATATCGAAAAAATAAAAGGTTTAAATCAAAAAATTGCAGAAAACAGATTCAAAGATATTACGGGTATCGTTGTAATCAAAAACGACAAGCTTATTTTGGAAGAATATTTTAATAATTATGAAAGAGACAGCCTTAATGACACCCGTTCTGTAGGAAAATCTTTCGCTTCTGCTTTAATGGGAATTGCTTTGAAAGATGGATATTTAAAAAATGAAAATCAAAAAATCAACGAATTTTATGATCTAAAAACATTCAAAAATTATTCTCCTGAAAAAGATAATATCACAATAAAAAGTTTGCTGACAATGAGTTCAGGTTTTGATGGAAATGATGAAGATGAAGATTCTCCTGGAAATGAAGAAAATATGTACCCAACTGATAATTGGATAAAATTTGCACTAGATTTACCTTTGACAGACAATAAAATTGGAGAAAAGTGGTCTTACTTTACTACCGGAGTCGTTTTAACCGGAGATATTTTAGATAAATCTATTAAAAATGGATTGGAAAAGTATGCAGATCAAAAATTGTTTCAACCACTTGGAATAAAAAACCACAAATGGCAATATACACCTCAACACAAAATCTCGCTAGCCGGAGGATTAAGAATGAGAGCTCTGGATTTTGCAAAATTCGGACAGTTATATAAAAATAACGGCGTTTGGAATGGCAAAACTATTTTAGACAAAGAATGGATTAAAAAATCTTTTACCAATTATTTTTCTGACAATAAAGATTTTGAAGGGTACGGATACTTGTTTTGGAGAAAAGTATATAAAATAGGCGCTAAAAGTTTTGAATCTTATCAATCTAGCGGAAATGGCGGGAACAAAATTATCATTTTCACAGAGCTACCTGTCGTTATGGTCATCACTGCAAAAGCTTACAACAAGCCTTATTCGCACTCACAAGTCGATAAAATGGTACAAGACTATTTATTACCAGCGGTTTATAAATAA
- a CDS encoding HU family DNA-binding protein: MNKSELIDAIAKDAGITKVAAKAALESFISNVTTTLKAKDGKVSLVGFGTFSVSERAARQGINPATKKPIKIAAKTVAKFKAGADLATAVSGVKKK, from the coding sequence ATGAACAAGTCTGAATTAATCGACGCAATCGCAAAAGACGCAGGTATTACTAAAGTTGCAGCTAAAGCTGCTTTAGAGTCTTTTATCTCTAACGTTACAACTACTCTAAAGGCAAAAGACGGAAAAGTCTCTTTAGTAGGATTTGGTACTTTCTCAGTATCTGAGAGAGCTGCAAGACAAGGTATCAACCCTGCAACTAAAAAACCAATCAAAATCGCTGCTAAAACAGTAGCTAAATTTAAGGCTGGTGCTGACTTGGCAACCGCGGTTTCAGGAGTGAAAAAGAAATAA
- a CDS encoding DUF805 domain-containing protein, translated as MFKNPFSFDGRIRRTEYGLSYLIYIIVGLPFDLYYDNTYDPSLTVSIIFLIILIPLLWFIIAQGAKRCHDRGNSGWFQIIPFYIFWMIFADSDNGENEYGSNPKGIGNHGFIDEIGRKDY; from the coding sequence ATGTTTAAAAATCCCTTTTCATTTGACGGAAGAATCAGAAGAACTGAGTATGGACTTTCGTATCTTATCTACATTATAGTCGGATTACCTTTTGATTTGTATTATGACAATACATACGATCCCTCGCTTACCGTTTCAATCATTTTTTTAATCATCCTCATTCCACTTTTATGGTTTATTATTGCCCAAGGAGCTAAAAGATGTCACGACCGTGGAAACAGTGGCTGGTTTCAAATAATTCCGTTTTATATTTTCTGGATGATTTTTGCTGACAGCGACAACGGTGAAAACGAATACGGCTCAAATCCAAAAGGAATAGGAAACCACGGTTTTATTGATGAGATTGGAAGAAAAGATTACTAA
- the rimM gene encoding ribosome maturation factor RimM (Essential for efficient processing of 16S rRNA), which produces MKKEDCYLLGKITRRHGLAGNVILKLDTDQPELYRNLDSIFVEINGLLVPFFIEKTSWSKLDAVNIAFKNSSEALVDQSLNKDVYLPLTSLPKLKGNQFYYHEVIGYEIFDQNDTNCGVIRSVNDQTAQNYFVTNLDGKEVVIPLIKDWIIEVNREERFIKMQVPEGLVDVYLVPSKKDE; this is translated from the coding sequence ATGAAAAAAGAAGACTGCTATTTATTAGGAAAAATCACCCGCAGACACGGCCTTGCCGGAAATGTAATCCTTAAATTAGATACAGACCAGCCCGAACTTTATAGAAACCTGGATTCTATTTTTGTAGAAATCAATGGTTTGCTGGTTCCTTTTTTTATTGAAAAAACATCTTGGAGTAAACTCGATGCTGTGAATATTGCTTTTAAAAACTCTTCCGAAGCCTTGGTAGATCAATCTTTGAATAAAGACGTTTATCTTCCGTTGACGAGTTTGCCAAAATTGAAAGGAAATCAGTTTTATTATCACGAAGTTATCGGCTACGAAATTTTTGATCAGAATGATACAAATTGTGGTGTCATCAGATCTGTGAACGACCAAACGGCACAAAACTATTTTGTGACCAATTTGGATGGTAAAGAAGTAGTAATTCCGTTAATCAAAGATTGGATTATTGAAGTTAACCGTGAGGAAAGATTTATCAAAATGCAGGTTCCTGAAGGTTTGGTTGATGTTTACTTGGTTCCTTCGAAAAAAGATGAGTAA
- a CDS encoding TerD family protein, protein MAINLQKGQRIDIGLTKMTIGLGWDPNDGTGYDFDLDASAIMIDSQRKLVSEDYFVFYNNLNSPDGALIHTGDDPSGKNSDGDDDEAIMIDLEKIDSRVEEILFVVTIEDFERRKQNFGQVRNSYIRIVDQSNNQEIAKYELDEDFSIETGIEFGRLYKKNGSWKFEASGIGYRADLGFFLEKYYNGQIIK, encoded by the coding sequence ATGGCAATTAACCTACAGAAAGGACAAAGAATTGATATAGGACTCACAAAAATGACCATCGGGCTTGGTTGGGATCCTAACGATGGAACGGGTTATGATTTTGATCTTGATGCTTCTGCGATTATGATTGATTCTCAAAGAAAGTTGGTCAGTGAAGATTACTTTGTCTTTTATAACAACCTGAATTCTCCCGATGGTGCTTTGATCCATACTGGTGATGATCCAAGTGGTAAAAACAGTGACGGAGACGATGATGAAGCCATCATGATTGATCTTGAAAAAATAGATTCCAGAGTTGAAGAGATTCTTTTTGTGGTAACGATTGAAGATTTTGAAAGAAGAAAGCAAAATTTTGGTCAGGTAAGAAATTCTTACATCCGAATTGTTGACCAAAGTAATAATCAGGAGATTGCAAAGTATGAATTAGACGAAGATTTTTCTATAGAAACAGGAATTGAATTCGGAAGATTGTACAAAAAAAACGGAAGTTGGAAATTTGAAGCTTCAGGAATTGGTTATCGTGCAGATCTGGGTTTCTTTTTAGAGAAATATTATAACGGACAGATTATTAAATAA
- a CDS encoding lysylphosphatidylglycerol synthase transmembrane domain-containing protein codes for MMEKKSANPLKSILTIVISLAFAGFFLWLALKGFEFEKVQKSLARANYLWVAIAGVFGVLAYWLRAVRWNLLLEPMGYNISSSNAFWTISFGYLMNLTIPRSGEVARATALYGVEKVPVDKSFGTIILERVVDLICMMVFLGLTFIFKYEAILSFYENSGIKFNPNKVILILSILVLGAILFFVFKRKLATVPILGKIIGFIDGILQGLTSIFKLKQKVKFILYTIGIWICYFMAAYLVCFALPETSDFTIADGFFIIVVGTLGMIVPASGGIGAFNLAMKYGFMALFISMGKSAEFGGEMGLTYSFISLPLQIVIMLTTGLLSIPILAKARNKLAAETEINNK; via the coding sequence TTGATGGAAAAAAAATCAGCTAATCCTTTAAAATCAATCCTTACGATTGTCATTTCACTTGCGTTTGCAGGTTTTTTTCTGTGGCTTGCTCTCAAGGGTTTTGAGTTTGAAAAGGTGCAGAAATCTTTGGCAAGAGCCAATTATCTTTGGGTAGCCATTGCAGGGGTGTTTGGTGTTTTGGCGTACTGGCTAAGAGCAGTCCGCTGGAATCTTTTACTGGAACCCATGGGATATAATATCTCGAGTTCTAATGCATTCTGGACGATTTCCTTTGGTTATTTAATGAATTTAACCATTCCTAGAAGTGGTGAAGTAGCCAGAGCAACAGCTCTGTATGGGGTAGAAAAAGTGCCTGTTGACAAATCTTTCGGAACAATTATTCTGGAAAGGGTAGTAGATTTGATTTGTATGATGGTGTTTTTGGGACTAACTTTCATATTTAAATATGAAGCAATCCTTTCATTTTACGAAAATTCAGGGATTAAATTTAATCCGAATAAGGTAATTTTAATACTCTCCATATTAGTTTTAGGAGCGATTTTGTTTTTTGTGTTTAAAAGGAAATTGGCGACAGTTCCGATTTTAGGGAAAATTATTGGTTTCATTGATGGGATACTCCAAGGTTTAACTTCCATATTTAAACTGAAACAAAAAGTAAAATTCATTTTATATACCATCGGAATATGGATTTGCTATTTCATGGCCGCTTATCTTGTTTGTTTTGCTTTACCGGAAACTTCAGACTTTACCATCGCAGACGGCTTTTTCATCATTGTGGTGGGAACTTTGGGAATGATTGTTCCTGCGAGTGGAGGTATTGGTGCTTTTAATTTAGCGATGAAGTACGGCTTTATGGCACTGTTTATCTCCATGGGAAAAAGTGCAGAATTTGGCGGTGAAATGGGATTGACCTATTCATTTATCTCTCTTCCCTTGCAAATTGTAATCATGTTGACGACGGGTTTATTATCTATTCCTATTTTGGCTAAAGCGAGAAATAAACTAGCAGCCGAAACTGAAATTAACAACAAATAA
- a CDS encoding 30S ribosomal protein S16 has product MSVKIRLQRHGSKGRPFFHIVVADARARRDGRFIEKLGTYNPITNPATIDLNVDSAVKWLNNGAQPTDTARAILSYKGVLYKKHLQGGVAKGAFDEAEAEKRFTAWVESKEQKVQGKVEGLTKAQADAKKAAFDAETKVNEARVAAAAQVEADAKAAEEAANAPAEEVVTEATEEPTAEAEGTEETQA; this is encoded by the coding sequence ATGTCAGTAAAAATCAGATTACAAAGACACGGATCAAAAGGGAGACCTTTTTTCCATATCGTGGTTGCAGATGCTAGAGCTAGAAGAGATGGTAGATTCATCGAAAAACTAGGTACTTACAACCCAATTACTAACCCTGCGACTATCGATTTGAACGTTGACTCTGCTGTAAAGTGGTTAAACAACGGTGCTCAACCAACTGATACTGCAAGAGCTATTCTTTCTTATAAAGGTGTACTTTACAAAAAACACTTACAAGGTGGTGTTGCTAAAGGTGCTTTTGACGAGGCTGAAGCTGAAAAAAGATTTACTGCTTGGGTAGAATCTAAAGAACAAAAAGTACAAGGTAAAGTAGAAGGTTTAACAAAGGCTCAGGCTGATGCTAAGAAAGCTGCTTTTGATGCTGAAACTAAAGTAAACGAAGCTAGAGTTGCTGCGGCTGCTCAAGTAGAAGCTGATGCTAAAGCTGCTGAAGAGGCTGCTAACGCACCTGCTGAAGAAGTTGTTACTGAAGCTACAGAAGAGCCAACTGCTGAAGCAGAAGGTACTGAAGAAACTCAGGCTTAG
- a CDS encoding M3 family metallopeptidase: MSILTEKFNTLYYSAPFDKIKNEDYLPAFKELIQKSEKEINEIVNNSDEATFENTIEALAFSGEQLDRASNIFFNLNSAETSDELQQIAQEVSPILTEYSSKISQNEALFNKIKKVYDEKEKYNLNEEQQMLLNETYKGFVRSGALLNEEDKEKLKKISMDLSLKSLQFGQNVLASTNNYFKHITNKENLAGIPEAIIEQYAEEAKERNLEGWVVTLQYPSYIPFLTYAENRELRKELALANGKKSFDGGEFDNQNLIKELLNLKQQKAELLGYANYADFVLEERMAKSPTKVLDFLNELLTKAKPYAEKEIEELKSLAKVDGIDEMQGYDHAFYAEKLRKAKYDLNDEELKPYFPLEQVQEAVFGLSKQLFGLTFEERNDIPKYHEDVKVYEVKENDEYKSLLYVDYFPRKGKRAGAWMTSYKNQYKKDGENSRPHISIVCNFSKPTKDTPSLLTFQEVTTLFHEFGHALHGMMANTQYPNLSGTSVKWDFVELPSQFLENFCYEPEFLKTFAKHHKTGEVLPDEKIEKIEQSKNFMEGYQTMRQLGFGILDMNYHTKVAELENLSVKEFEDNYTTATQLYPSNPETAMSPSFSHIFQGGYSAGYYSYKWAEVLDADAFQYFKETGIFNPETAAKFKVLLSSGGTKDPMELYKNFRGSEPKVESLLKRAFG, encoded by the coding sequence ATGAGTATTTTAACAGAAAAATTCAATACACTATATTATTCAGCTCCATTCGACAAGATAAAAAATGAAGATTATCTTCCGGCTTTTAAAGAATTAATTCAAAAATCTGAAAAAGAAATCAACGAAATAGTTAATAATTCTGACGAAGCTACTTTTGAAAATACGATTGAAGCTTTAGCATTTTCCGGAGAGCAATTAGACAGAGCTTCTAATATTTTCTTTAATTTAAATTCAGCCGAGACGAGTGATGAATTGCAACAAATTGCACAAGAAGTTTCACCTATTTTAACTGAATATTCTTCAAAAATTTCTCAAAACGAAGCCTTATTTAATAAAATTAAAAAAGTGTATGACGAAAAGGAAAAATACAATTTGAATGAAGAACAGCAAATGCTTTTAAATGAAACCTATAAAGGTTTTGTAAGAAGCGGTGCACTTTTGAATGAAGAAGACAAAGAAAAATTAAAGAAAATCAGCATGGATTTATCTTTAAAATCTCTTCAGTTCGGGCAAAACGTTTTGGCTTCAACCAATAATTATTTCAAACATATCACCAATAAAGAAAATCTAGCCGGAATCCCCGAAGCGATTATTGAACAATATGCAGAAGAAGCGAAAGAAAGAAATCTGGAAGGCTGGGTTGTCACATTGCAGTACCCAAGCTATATTCCGTTTTTGACATATGCTGAAAACCGCGAACTGAGAAAAGAACTGGCTTTGGCAAACGGCAAAAAGTCTTTTGACGGTGGCGAATTTGATAATCAGAATTTAATTAAAGAGCTTTTAAATTTAAAACAACAAAAAGCTGAACTTTTAGGCTATGCAAACTATGCAGATTTTGTTCTTGAGGAAAGAATGGCAAAATCTCCAACGAAAGTTTTAGACTTTTTAAATGAACTTTTAACGAAAGCGAAACCTTATGCAGAAAAGGAAATTGAAGAATTAAAGTCTTTGGCAAAAGTCGATGGGATTGACGAAATGCAAGGTTATGACCACGCTTTTTATGCAGAAAAACTTCGTAAAGCAAAATACGATTTGAATGACGAGGAATTGAAACCTTATTTCCCTTTAGAACAGGTTCAGGAAGCTGTTTTCGGTTTATCTAAACAACTTTTCGGATTGACTTTTGAAGAAAGAAATGATATTCCTAAATACCATGAAGACGTAAAAGTGTATGAAGTAAAGGAAAATGATGAATACAAATCTTTACTGTACGTCGATTATTTCCCAAGAAAAGGCAAAAGAGCCGGAGCCTGGATGACGAGCTACAAAAATCAGTACAAAAAAGATGGTGAAAATTCTCGTCCGCATATTTCTATCGTGTGTAATTTCAGCAAACCGACAAAAGATACACCAAGTTTACTAACGTTTCAGGAGGTGACTACTTTATTTCACGAGTTTGGTCATGCGCTTCACGGAATGATGGCAAACACTCAATATCCTAATCTTTCTGGAACTTCTGTGAAATGGGATTTTGTGGAATTGCCTTCTCAGTTTCTAGAAAATTTCTGCTACGAACCTGAATTCTTAAAAACTTTTGCCAAACATCACAAAACTGGTGAAGTTCTTCCCGATGAGAAAATAGAGAAAATCGAACAATCGAAAAACTTTATGGAAGGTTATCAGACAATGAGACAGCTTGGCTTTGGAATTTTAGATATGAACTATCATACGAAGGTTGCTGAGTTGGAGAATTTGAGCGTAAAGGAGTTTGAAGATAATTACACCACAGCAACCCAACTTTATCCTTCGAATCCTGAAACAGCGATGAGCCCGAGCTTTTCACACATTTTTCAGGGTGGATATTCTGCCGGATATTATTCTTACAAATGGGCGGAAGTTTTGGATGCCGATGCTTTCCAATATTTTAAGGAAACCGGAATCTTCAATCCCGAAACTGCAGCAAAATTTAAAGTTCTCCTTTCTTCTGGCGGAACAAAAGATCCGATGGAATTGTATAAGAATTTCAGAGGAAGTGAGCCGAAAGTGGAAAGTTTGCTGAAGAGAGCGTTTGGTTAG
- a CDS encoding SRPBCC family protein — MKTILKIIGGVILLLIVYAIVAMLAFGDNYHYEKSVVMNAPKEKVWQQISTMKAFNEWNPWMKLDKNMKIAYTGNSGEVGDKYCWDSKNDDAGAGCQEIKELIPGEKQKTEMIFKRPFEGQAISDIVLTSEGNSTKVTWSMDTKQETWMKIMRPMMDYQMGKSYEEGLNNLKTLVEK, encoded by the coding sequence ATGAAAACAATTTTAAAAATTATCGGGGGAGTTATCCTTTTGCTTATTGTGTATGCAATCGTTGCTATGTTGGCTTTCGGAGATAATTATCACTACGAAAAATCTGTCGTAATGAATGCTCCAAAAGAGAAAGTTTGGCAGCAAATCAGTACAATGAAGGCATTTAATGAATGGAATCCCTGGATGAAATTAGACAAAAACATGAAAATCGCTTACACCGGAAATTCTGGGGAAGTAGGAGATAAGTATTGTTGGGACAGTAAAAATGATGATGCAGGTGCAGGTTGTCAGGAAATTAAAGAGTTGATTCCTGGCGAAAAGCAGAAAACAGAAATGATTTTTAAAAGACCTTTTGAAGGGCAGGCAATTTCTGATATTGTTTTAACTTCCGAAGGAAATTCTACAAAAGTAACATGGAGTATGGATACAAAACAGGAAACATGGATGAAAATTATGCGACCGATGATGGATTACCAAATGGGAAAATCTTACGAAGAAGGTCTCAATAATCTAAAGACGTTGGTAGAAAAATAA
- a CDS encoding nuclear transport factor 2 family protein: protein MSKNKETIQKYMDSFQESDHEKILSCLTEDVIWEMPGVYLHHGKEEFDKEIENENFTGKPKITIFRMTEENNVVIAEGNVIGSFKNGDVLNADFCDVFELENGLVKKLVSYLMQKTN from the coding sequence ATGTCTAAAAACAAAGAAACAATTCAAAAATACATGGATTCTTTTCAGGAAAGTGATCACGAAAAAATCCTAAGCTGTCTTACCGAAGATGTTATTTGGGAAATGCCGGGAGTTTACCTGCATCATGGGAAAGAAGAATTTGACAAAGAAATAGAAAACGAAAATTTTACAGGAAAACCAAAAATTACAATTTTCAGAATGACAGAAGAAAATAATGTTGTCATTGCAGAAGGAAATGTGATTGGAAGTTTCAAGAACGGAGATGTTCTCAATGCAGATTTCTGTGATGTCTTCGAATTGGAAAATGGATTGGTTAAGAAATTGGTGTCTTATTTAATGCAAAAAACAAACTAA
- a CDS encoding nitroreductase family protein produces MKKAEVLKEIIEQRRSIFPKDYAETEISQEIIEEILHSATLAPNHKRTKPWRFKIFKGEEKVKLAFEMQEIYKSTQAPQVFLEKKYQDIGFKINKADAVVSIVVNFSGMVPEWEEIAAVSMAVQNMYLTCTANGVGCYWSSPKIVDHLKESLTIEENQKCLGLFYMGNVD; encoded by the coding sequence ATGAAGAAAGCAGAAGTTTTAAAAGAAATCATAGAGCAAAGAAGAAGTATTTTTCCCAAAGATTATGCTGAAACGGAAATCTCACAGGAAATCATCGAAGAAATCCTGCATTCAGCGACATTAGCTCCCAATCATAAGAGAACAAAACCGTGGCGTTTTAAAATTTTCAAAGGCGAAGAAAAAGTAAAATTAGCTTTCGAAATGCAGGAAATTTATAAGTCTACGCAAGCTCCCCAAGTTTTTTTAGAGAAAAAATATCAGGATATTGGTTTTAAAATCAATAAAGCTGATGCAGTAGTTTCTATCGTCGTCAATTTCAGCGGAATGGTTCCTGAGTGGGAAGAAATTGCTGCCGTTTCTATGGCGGTTCAGAATATGTATCTTACCTGTACAGCGAATGGAGTAGGTTGTTATTGGAGTTCTCCTAAAATAGTTGACCATTTGAAAGAGTCTTTGACTATCGAAGAAAACCAGAAATGTCTGGGGCTTTTCTACATGGGAAATGTTGATTAA
- a CDS encoding GNAT family N-acetyltransferase, with protein sequence MNLQYRKATENDISFLFDLRTKTMTEHYISSHLPTDKESTLQRILYHFEKANIITLNNEPIGLLKINKAENHIEVFQIQIDPKLQGKGIGKSILKEIIEEASATKKPVRLSVLKTNKAQTLYVVLGFKIIAEDQHSYMMELVN encoded by the coding sequence ATGAATCTTCAATACAGAAAAGCTACAGAAAACGACATAAGTTTTTTGTTTGACTTAAGAACGAAAACAATGACCGAGCATTACATCAGTTCTCATCTGCCGACCGATAAAGAATCAACTTTGCAAAGAATACTATATCATTTTGAAAAAGCAAATATCATTACTTTAAACAATGAGCCGATCGGATTACTAAAAATAAACAAGGCCGAAAATCATATTGAAGTATTCCAAATTCAAATTGATCCCAAACTTCAGGGAAAAGGAATTGGTAAAAGTATTTTGAAAGAGATTATTGAGGAAGCTTCAGCTACGAAAAAACCTGTCCGACTTAGCGTTTTAAAAACCAATAAAGCACAGACTTTATATGTGGTTTTAGGATTTAAAATTATAGCTGAAGATCAGCATTCTTATATGATGGAGTTAGTAAACTAA
- the panD gene encoding aspartate 1-decarboxylase: protein MLIEVFKSKIHRVRVTASDLNYIGSITIDEDLIDAAGLVVGERVYIVNVNNGERFDTYVIKGKRKSGEVCLNGPAARKVQRDDIIIIIAYAQMTPEEAREFQPKIVFPDEKTNLLT, encoded by the coding sequence ATGTTAATAGAAGTATTCAAATCGAAGATTCACAGGGTGAGAGTTACGGCTTCAGACCTTAATTATATCGGAAGTATTACCATAGACGAAGATCTTATTGATGCAGCAGGATTGGTAGTGGGAGAGAGAGTTTATATCGTTAATGTAAACAACGGAGAACGTTTTGATACATACGTTATCAAAGGTAAGAGAAAGTCTGGAGAAGTTTGTCTGAATGGGCCGGCGGCTAGAAAAGTACAGCGTGATGATATCATTATCATTATTGCCTATGCACAAATGACGCCTGAAGAAGCAAGAGAGTTTCAGCCAAAAATCGTTTTCCCAGATGAGAAAACTAACCTTCTTACCTAA